The Vicia villosa cultivar HV-30 ecotype Madison, WI linkage group LG1, Vvil1.0, whole genome shotgun sequence genome includes a region encoding these proteins:
- the LOC131648898 gene encoding probable polygalacturonase, producing MVIITNGKISLGIPPTLPPYLNPINDPSYANIICVISIVVILGSQVAECRVQNSKLASFDYPAINCRKHSAVLTDFGAVGDGKTSNTKAFNSAISKLSQYSNDGGAQLIVPPGKWLTGSFNLTSHFTLFLQKDAVILASQDESEWPQLPILPSYGRGRDAPKGRYSSLIFGTHLTDVIITGDNGTIDGQGSSWWKKFKSGQLTLTRPYLIELMYSDQIQISHLTLLNSPTWFVHPIYSSNIIVNGLTILAPVDSPNTDGINPDSSTNVRIEDNYIVSGDDCIAIKSGWDEYGIKVGKPSQHIIIRRLTCISPDSAMIALGSEMSGGIQDVRAEDITAITTESAVRIKSAIGRGAFVKDIFVKGMNLNTMKYVFWMTGTYGQHPDKGFDPKALPKVSGINYRDVTAKNVTIAGKLEGISGDPFTGICVSNVTIEMIEKKSKKLPWNCTDVAGVSSNVSPQPCELLPVKKEKYDCPYPSDKLPIEDVQFKTCSFKSSVF from the exons ATTATTTGTGTGATCTCTATAGTAGTGATATTAGGATCACAAGTAGCAGAATGTAGAGTGCAAAATTCTAAATTGGCTAGCTTTGATTACCCTGCCATTAATTGCAGAAAACACAGTGCAGTTTTGACAGATTTTGGAGCAGTTGGTGATGGCAAAACCTCAAACACAAAGGCTTTCAATTCAGCAATATCAAAACTTAGCCAATATTCAAATGATGGTGGTGCACAACTCATTGTTCCACCAGGTAAATGGTTAACCGGAAGCTTCAATCTCACTagccatttcactctttttctccAAAAAGACGCTGTGATTCTCGCATCCCAG GATGAATCCGAATGGCCTCAACTTCCGATATTACCGTCTTATGGAAGAGGAAGAGATGCACCTAAAGGAAGATATAGTAGTCTCATTTTCGGAACTCACCTCACTGATGTTATAATAACTG GTGACAATGGAACAATTGATGGACAAGGATCTTCTTGGTGGAAAAAATTCAAGTCAGGTCAATTGACACTTACTAGGCCATACTTGATTGAACTCATGTACTCTGATCAAATACAGATCTCACATCTCACTTTGCTTAACTCTCCAACTTGGTTTGTCCATCCAATTTATAGCAG TAACATAATTGTAAACGGACTCACCATTCTTGCACCAGTGGACTCTCCAAACACAGATGGAATCAATCCAG ATTCGTCGACCAACGTTAGGATTGAAGACAACTACATTGTATCTGGTGACGATTGTATTGCGATAAAAAGTGGATGGGATGAGTATGGAATCAAAGTCGGAAAGCCGTCTCAACACATTATCATAAGAAGGCTAACATGTATATCGCCCGATAGTGCTATGATTGCGTTAGGGAGTGAAATGTCAGGTGGAATCCAAGATGTAAGAGCTGAAGACATAACTGCTATCACAACAGAATCAGCTGTTAGAATCAAATCCGCTATCGGTAGAGGCGCGTTTGTGAAGGACATATTTGTTAAAGGAATGAATTTGAACacaatgaaatatgtgttttggaTGACAGGGACTTATGGACAACACCCTGATAAAGGTTTTGATCCAAAGGCACTGCCGAAAGTTAGTGGAATAAATTATAGAGATGTAACAGCTAAGAATGTGACAATTGCAGGTAAACTTGAAGGAATTTCTGGCGATCCTTTTACTGGAATATGTGTTTCTAATGTGACTATTGAAATGATTGAAAAAAAGTCAAAGAAACTTCCATGGAATTGTACTGATGTTGCTGGAGTTTCAAGCAATGTGAGTCCTCAGCCTTGTGAATTGCTGCcagtgaagaaagaaaaatatgATTGTCCTTATCCAAGTGACAAATTGCCTATAGAAGATGTTCAGTTCAAAACTTGTTCCTTTAAGAGTAGTGTATTTTGA